A window of Hyperolius riggenbachi isolate aHypRig1 chromosome 1, aHypRig1.pri, whole genome shotgun sequence contains these coding sequences:
- the LOC137544047 gene encoding piggyBac transposable element-derived protein 4-like — translation MAKRMYSLQEAFAILERDSDSDSHSSSEFEDDLESTDIDWLPSESESDSTDSDSESAGPSTAQPSRSAEQARGISDTDTAFERGSPIATSSNAIPRGQRAARPRQSMPARVPQREPLPYDLSHPQWSASNMETPNLPPFTARSGLLVDTSNMQPIDFFELFLPESSLQYVCDQSNIYAQQRIADHPTCVLASHWTPATTRDLKVFLGLTFDMALSPLPEQQLYWTKNPILCIPIYSSRMSRRRYQMLLTCLHFSNNADHLPPDDPAHDRLFKLRPLIDHLNRTFAEKYMPEQRIAIDESLIPFHGRLAIKQYIPNKRSRYGIKLYKLCESGSGYIYSLKVYEGKDSLIQPPGCPPYMGTTERIVLDLLNPLLHQGYHLYVDNFYTSVPLFKHLFSVQTPACGTVRANRKGLPSEVVHKKLKRGETCSQRSNEPLALKFRDKRDVLALTTIHTEATTTVRTRSREVVKPLAIAEYTKFMGAVDLSDQVLAPYRLNRKRKIWYKKVALYFFQMCLQNAFVLYKKSVMNILRKWKTTGSIQVKAQSGRPRKILDKQKRFFSAYNTDRAA, via the exons ATGGCAAAGAGAATGTATTCTTTGCAAGAGGCGTTCGCCATTCTGGAGCGTGACAGTGacagtgacagtcacagcagcagcgaatTTGAGGATGATTTGGAGTCCACAGATATTGATTGGCTGCCGTCCGAGTCAGAAAGCGACTCAACGGACAGCGATTCTGAGTCTGCTGGGCCATCCACAGCTCAGCCATCTAGGAGCGCGGAGCAGGCAAGGGGCATTAGTGACACTGACACTGCTTTTGAAAGAGGGTCACCTATAGCTACCTCCAGCAATGCCATCCCAAGAGgtcagagggctgccaggccaaggcagagcaTGCCAGCAAGGGTACCACAGAGGGAACCGCTACCCTATGATCTAAGCCACCCACAATGGTCAGCATCTAATATGGAGACCCCTAACCTCCCTCCCTTCACAGCCAGGAGTGGCCTATTAGTGGACACCAGCAacatgcagcccattgacttttttgaactttttttgccAGAGAGCTCTCTGCAGTATGTCTGCGATCAGAGCAATATCTATGCCCAGCAACGCATAGCAGACCATCCCACCTGTGTGTTAGCTTCCCACTGGACCCCTGCAACTACCCGTGATTTGAAAGTTTTTTTGGGATTGACTTTCGATATGGCCCTTTCTCCATTACCTGAACAGCAACTGTACTGGACAAAAAATCCAATCCTCTGCATCCCAATTTATTCGTCCAGAATGTCCAGACGCCGCTACCAAATGCTGCTAACCTGCTTGCATTTTAGCAATAATGCAGACCACCTCCCACCTGACGACCCAGCCCATGACCGACTATTTAAATTGAGGCCCTTGATCGACCATTTAAATAGAACTTTTGCAGAAAAATACATGCCAGAGCAAAGAATAGCCATCGATGAGTCCTTAATCCCTTTCCACGGGAGGCTGGCAATCAAACAATATATACCCAACAAAAGGTCACGGTATGGGATAAAACTGTACAAGTTGTGCGAAAGTGGGAGTGGCTATATCTATTCACTAAAAGTTTATGAAGGGAAGGACAGCTTAATACAGCCTCCTGGATGCCCTCCCTACATGGGTACAACAGAGAGGATAGTACTGGACCTCCTCAACCCTCTACTCCACCAGGGTTACCACCTTTACGTGGACAATTTTTACACGAGTGTTCCACTGTTCAAACATTTATTTTCAGTCCAGACTCCAGCCTGCGGAACTGTCAGGGCAAATCGCAAAGGCCTGCCATCAGAGGTCGTTCATAAAAAACTGAAGAGGGGGGAGACCTGCAGCCAACGGAGCAACGAGCCGCTCGCTTTAAAATTTAGAGATAAGCGCGATGTCTTAGccctcaccaccatccacaccgagGCAACAACAACTGTGAGGACTCGTAGTCGGGAAGTAGTAAAACCACTGGCCATCGCTGAGTACACCAAGTTCATGGGGGCAGTGGACTTGTCCGACCAGGTTTTGGCACCATACAGGctcaacaggaagaggaagatctGGTACAAAAAAGTGGCTCTATATTTTTTCCAGATGTGCCTCCAAAACGCCTTTGTCCTGTACAAAAAATCAG ttatgaacatattgaggaaatggaagaccacaggctcaattcaagttaaggctcaaagtggcagaccaagaaaaatcttggataaacagaagcgcttTTTCTCCGCCTACAACAcagacagagccgcttga